CCAGAAAGTACTCATATCAACCGGGATCGAAGAGAAATTTGAACAGACCACTATCGGAGCTTCAGTCAGATCCGGCGGAATGACAATTTCAGGGATCATAGCTGGAATAGTCAGGATATTCGGGTACCTGATATTCCTCACGGCTGCATCTGATATCCTTCAGCTGACCATGATAACCGACCTGCTGATAGATATCACCCAGTATTTGCCACGCGTCATCGTAGCCATCATTATCCTGATGGTAGGGGTCCTGTCCATAGATATAGTCATGGACTACCTGAGCGGTGCTGTCAAAGGCATGGAAGTGGAAGGTGCGGATGTAATTCTCCCTCTACTCAGAGGCTTCCTGCTCCTCATTCTGGTTCTGGTCGCCCTGGACACGATGATGATAGACACAGGTATTCTGTATGTCTTCTTCGGGCCGCTTGCATGGGGAATTGCTATCGTGGTAGCATTCAAATACGGGGTTAAAGACGCAATCGTCGCTTACGCAAAAGAAAGGAAGTAATTTCTTCCTTTCATTTTTAATAAAAATGTTCTCTTTTGAATTTGACAGTTAATTAAAAATTTCTTTTTTGAATTTAACAGTCCGGCTAAGATTACTTTGTTTGGGGTAAAGCATCTCCGGAATCGAATATTTACTGTTATCATCTACAAATATAATGCTGAAAGATGTGTTATTTATAATGAAATTATATATAAAATAAGTATTAAATTGATCCTAAAGATGCTTATTTTCTACTTTAGCAGACTATTTTTTAGAGACAAGTAAAAGATAATAATTATTAGATATATTTCAGGGCCTTTTTTTCAAATTTATTTTTTTACAGAGATAAAAACATTGTCTGGCTTCTGAAAAGGGCCAGAAAGGTTATCCAGAGGCTTTTAAGCTTATTTACGGAAAGAAACTCGGGTTTTACTCAGGAAACCCGGATAAAAAATAGATAATCAGGTAGCGAATTACAGGACCCCTATAATTATAAGATTTGGAATAAATTTTATAAAAACTACTTTATTCCTCATAAAATAATATTAATAAGAAGATACAAATACTCTCTGTATGATATATAGAATTGGAAATCATACCTATTCACACAAAATAAAATTTCAGCTAGACTGGAAAGGAGTTTGGATCTAAAAAATAGATTTCAGGTCTGCTGAAGGGATAAAATAGGGGGAATCAGGATTAAATCAGGTTTGGCCAGTTTAGCCTATGTTTTAATCATTTTGTTCTTATTGAGTGTAGCTACCTGTCCCGGTTCGGCACAGGAAGACGGAACAACGACTATTGAACTTTATAATAGCACGGTAAATCTTACTCAAGGGAACTTTACATTTACACCAGAAAATGACACCGAGACTTATACGATAGATAACTTAACCGATTTCGGAGCTCTCAATGCAACAGGGCTCGAATTCAACGTATCCGTAATGCGGGACCTGCCAGAAAATATGACAGGTAATATGACCGGGAATGAAAACGGAGATATGAACGGGAATATTACCGATGATGAAAACGGGAACATGATCGGAGATATGAACGGGAATATTACCGATGATGAAAACGGGAACATGGCAGGCATGAACGGAAATATGAGCAACGCGACCGCAGACAATACGGCAAACGTATCTTTTGCACTTGAGGGCATAGAAAACATAACAAATAACAATACTACCGGAGAGATGTGGCTTATCTACATCAACGGAGAGCCGGCTGAAGAAGATTTCGGAATGAATAACGTAAGTGATGGAGATAACCTCAGCTTCTGGTACACAACTGAAGAGAGCGGGGAAGCGGCAATAGAAAACGCAACCTATGTGGTGAACATTACGGTTGCTATGGAAGAGGAAATGGAACCCCTGCCTGCACAGAACCTGACCGTATTATATAACGATACTGTGAACCTGACTGAAGGAAATTTCACCTTTATTCCGGAAAATAGTACGCAGAACTATACAGTTGACAATTTCACAGATATAGGAGCTCTCAATGCAACCGGGCTTCAGTATAATGTGTCCGTACATGGTGTGAACCTGACCAATATGACCAATATGTCCGTACTTGAGGGCATAGAGGGTATAA
This window of the Methanosarcina mazei S-6 genome carries:
- a CDS encoding mechanosensitive ion channel family protein, whose product is MVQTEVTSSLYNMLDQFIAFIPTLVAIILLIIIGTILGKALGRIGATVLDKIGLDDLVDRTIVGGMLRRGQMSTVGFFDAVIRWFVYIVFAIIILDLLNIEVVNNFVDLIIYYVPLVISALIVLLIGLLIVDFICDLLQKVLISTGIEEKFEQTTIGASVRSGGMTISGIIAGIVRIFGYLIFLTAASDILQLTMITDLLIDITQYLPRVIVAIIILMVGVLSIDIVMDYLSGAVKGMEVEGADVILPLLRGFLLLILVLVALDTMMIDTGILYVFFGPLAWGIAIVVAFKYGVKDAIVAYAKERK